The Deinococcus sp. Leaf326 genome includes the window ATCTGAATCGCTCCCCACACGTTTTTGGGGTGGCCTCTCCTCTTCAAAACGCTTGGGGGGAGCAAAAATTCGGCTCCAGCAGGGTGTTTCTACGATAAATCCACCCTCGAGCTGACAACATCCTCACGCTACTTTGTAACCCGCAGAGCGAGCTGCTTTCCCTCTGGATGCTCGCCGCCTGGTCGTGTTTATCGCGCTGATCCTCAGCGGTCTAGAACTTAAATAATGGGCTATGACCCTCGCTCAAGTCACCTCCGATCTCCTCACCCAGACCACTACCTGGATCAACCTCCATGATGACGAGCTCAAACGCCGCGCCACCCTCGCCGCCCGCGATAAGGATGCGGCCGCCCTCACCGACCTCTCCGTTGCCTACCTCGCCCACCTCGGCGGGAGCGGCGTCCTCACCAGCCCGAAGACCATTGAGGCCTACCGCATCGGTATCCGCCAGTACGTCGCCCACACCCAAGCCCACGCCATCGGCATCCTGCGCCCCAGCCGCCACGCCCCCCAGCACTACGTCAGCAGCCTCCTCGCCCAGGGCCGCAAACCCGCCAGCGTCCAACTCAAGATCGCCGCCGCTCGCTGTCTCTACCGCGCGCTGCGCTGGGCCGGCGCCACCGAAGCTGATCCCTTCAAGGACGTCCGCATTCCCAAGGACCACACCACTGGCCTGGAGAAGCGGCCGCCCTACACAGAGCAGGACATCGAGCGTGTGCTTGAGCACGCCTCCCCCCATGACCGCTTCCTGCTGTTGCTCACCGCACACGCCGGCCTGCGCATCGCCGAGGCCCTCGCCCTCACTTGGGCCGACTTCGACCTCGAGCGCCGACGCCTCCGCGTGACCGGCAAAGGCCGCAAGAGCCGCACCGTCCCTATGAGTGCCCGCCTCGTCGAGGCCGCCACCCAGTACCGCGTCCTCTACGGCCCCGGCGGCGAAGCCCACCAGAACGACGAGAATGGCCAGCGCCGCCGCACCACCCCCCACCTCCAGGCCTTCCGGTACCGCACCGTCCAGAATGCCGTCCACGCCATGAAGACCCCCTTCGCCCAAGCTGGGGTGCCTTGGCGTGGCTTCCACGCCGCCCGGAAGCATGCCGGGACAAAACTGCTCAAGCGCACGGGCGACCTGGCCACCGTCGCCGCTTTCCTCGGGCATAGCTCTGTCGACACGACCCGCAACAGTTACGCTGCTGTCGCCTCTGATGCTGCCTCCGACGAGATGACCGACTGGTAACTCTCCCTGGCGCTGTGCACCCTGCGGTCATCTGCCCACGCGTGGTACACCGCGATCTGGCGCATTCCGGCCCCACACCTGAGCAGGCCTACGCAAATCCGCACGCGCCGACCGCGCTGGTACAGATCATCCACGCCTGGACGCAGCAGGTCAGCCAGTGAGTGGTACCGCGCCTTGCCCAGCGCTCATAGCCACCGACCACCCCAACGACGGGCACGCTGATGCCATGCATGGCTATCAACACACCGCGGTGAATACGGTCTGCACCGTTCTCGGGTGCGGCGCCCTTGCGCTTATTGGCTACCCGCAAACAGCGGCTGCCCTGGCCGCAGGCCTCGCCTTCGGCACCCTGCTCGTCACCCCAGACCTTGACCTCCGTCTGAACGACGCCCGCCGCAACTGGGGACCCTTCCGCTTCATCTGGGCCCCCTACGCCGCCCTCTCCAAGCACCGCGGCATGTCCCACACCTATCTGCTCGGTCCCACGATCCGCCTGCTGTACCTCGCTCTCTGGGTCGCTCCCGTCCTCTGGCTCATCTCCCGAGTGCAGACGTTCCCTTTCCCCAATGTCAGCTGGCGCCTCATCGCGCTTGTCGGCATTGGGTACTTCATCGCCCAGTGGCTTCACTTACTGTGCGACG containing:
- a CDS encoding tyrosine-type recombinase/integrase encodes the protein MTLAQVTSDLLTQTTTWINLHDDELKRRATLAARDKDAAALTDLSVAYLAHLGGSGVLTSPKTIEAYRIGIRQYVAHTQAHAIGILRPSRHAPQHYVSSLLAQGRKPASVQLKIAAARCLYRALRWAGATEADPFKDVRIPKDHTTGLEKRPPYTEQDIERVLEHASPHDRFLLLLTAHAGLRIAEALALTWADFDLERRRLRVTGKGRKSRTVPMSARLVEAATQYRVLYGPGGEAHQNDENGQRRRTTPHLQAFRYRTVQNAVHAMKTPFAQAGVPWRGFHAARKHAGTKLLKRTGDLATVAAFLGHSSVDTTRNSYAAVASDAASDEMTDW
- a CDS encoding DUF2227 family putative metal-binding protein is translated as MHGYQHTAVNTVCTVLGCGALALIGYPQTAAALAAGLAFGTLLVTPDLDLRLNDARRNWGPFRFIWAPYAALSKHRGMSHTYLLGPTIRLLYLALWVAPVLWLISRVQTFPFPNVSWRLIALVGIGYFIAQWLHLLCDGISPALPGQRRATSARRPRPRRS